A single Natranaerobius thermophilus JW/NM-WN-LF DNA region contains:
- a CDS encoding metal-dependent hydrolase family protein, with amino-acid sequence MKAIKALTNVTIIDGTGKEPVPNGVVVINEQGEIHSWGEMDEIDIPSDAEIRDYQGKTLMPGIVDTHVHFCFEPCADPFSVLTKESDARTGLKAASYALKTLLSGVTTVRDMGGKNYVDLDLRDSIHEGKHLGPRMFASGKILTMTGGHGWAIGEEIDGESEARKGARKQLKKGADLLKIMATGGVMTEGVEPGSPQLTKEEIKAAVEEAHKGGKKTATHAQGIRGIKNAIEAGIDSVEHGIFLDNDIIETMVEQEVYLVPTLSAPYWISEKGREAGIPEHAVKKSDAIIEDHVSNFKKAYEAGVNIALGTDAGTPFNEHGKNSFELELMVKHGMDPLEAIKTATYMGAELLGISDKVGQIAPGLYADLLIIDGDPVADIEDIEKIHSIYKMGREIKPEELTIAESV; translated from the coding sequence ATGAAGGCTATAAAGGCTTTGACGAATGTTACAATTATTGATGGTACAGGAAAGGAGCCGGTACCTAATGGAGTGGTGGTCATAAATGAACAAGGTGAAATTCATTCTTGGGGTGAGATGGACGAGATAGATATCCCCTCAGATGCGGAAATTCGAGACTATCAAGGTAAAACTCTTATGCCAGGCATAGTGGACACCCATGTACATTTTTGCTTTGAGCCCTGTGCTGATCCTTTTTCTGTCCTGACTAAGGAATCCGATGCCCGGACCGGATTGAAAGCTGCCAGCTATGCTTTGAAAACTTTACTCTCTGGTGTGACTACTGTAAGAGATATGGGTGGAAAGAATTACGTTGATCTTGACTTGAGAGATAGCATACATGAAGGAAAACATCTTGGCCCTAGGATGTTCGCATCGGGTAAAATTCTTACTATGACAGGCGGCCATGGTTGGGCCATTGGTGAAGAGATTGATGGAGAAAGTGAAGCCAGAAAAGGAGCTAGAAAACAGCTGAAAAAGGGTGCGGATTTATTGAAAATAATGGCCACCGGTGGTGTCATGACAGAAGGAGTAGAACCAGGGTCTCCCCAGCTTACCAAAGAAGAAATCAAAGCTGCTGTGGAAGAAGCTCACAAGGGTGGCAAAAAAACAGCAACTCATGCCCAGGGAATCAGGGGTATAAAAAATGCCATTGAAGCTGGCATTGATTCAGTAGAACATGGTATTTTTCTCGATAATGACATCATAGAAACCATGGTAGAACAAGAAGTGTACTTAGTTCCAACTTTATCTGCTCCGTATTGGATTTCTGAAAAAGGTAGAGAAGCTGGTATTCCCGAACATGCCGTTAAAAAAAGTGATGCTATTATTGAGGATCATGTAAGCAACTTTAAAAAAGCTTATGAAGCAGGTGTCAATATTGCCTTGGGAACCGATGCTGGTACTCCTTTTAACGAACATGGTAAAAACAGTTTTGAACTGGAATTGATGGTAAAACACGGTATGGATCCTTTAGAAGCAATAAAAACAGCCACTTACATGGGGGCAGAACTTCTCGGAATTTCCGATAAAGTTGGTCAAATTGCACCGGGATTGTATGCTGATCTGTTAATTATTGATGGAGATCCTGTAGCAGATATTGAAGATATTGAAAAAATCCACAGTATATACAAAATGGGTAGGGAGATCAAACCTGAGGAATTAACTATCGCCGAATCCGTCTAG
- the sppA gene encoding signal peptide peptidase SppA — protein sequence MNEAEKSSLKLFVLKALIVVGGIAAFFIIALSSFFLLGGAFISLLDADPVEEDDLVYVIDLEGEISEAAGPGPGGLGISPRIVQESLDKAKADNAEAVVLRVNSPGGTVAASQEIASIIDDFELPTVVSMADSATSGGYYISAAADRIKAQDTSTTGSIGVISVMYNFQELYDNLGIEVEVIKTGEYKDMGFETMTEEERQIIQDLSDEMYEHFVAEVSDYRDMDKEDVYEVATGEIMTGTAAYEQGLVDGLGGIDRAVDKAGELAGIEDPNTRWLEPEGLFDQLFFPMVQESDLLELDSLSEETEQIDKARNLPSVEFRYQSNF from the coding sequence TTGAATGAAGCTGAGAAAAGTTCTTTAAAGTTATTTGTGTTGAAAGCTCTAATAGTTGTGGGTGGTATAGCAGCTTTTTTTATAATAGCTCTCTCGTCTTTTTTTCTCTTGGGAGGAGCTTTTATTTCACTGCTGGATGCTGACCCTGTGGAAGAAGATGACCTGGTTTATGTGATTGATTTGGAAGGCGAAATTTCCGAAGCAGCAGGGCCCGGTCCAGGAGGTTTAGGTATTTCTCCTAGAATTGTCCAGGAAAGTCTGGATAAAGCCAAAGCTGATAACGCTGAAGCAGTAGTGTTGAGAGTTAATTCCCCCGGCGGAACGGTAGCAGCATCCCAGGAAATAGCTTCAATCATTGATGATTTTGAACTGCCCACAGTAGTATCTATGGCCGATTCGGCTACTTCAGGTGGTTATTATATCTCTGCCGCAGCTGACAGGATAAAAGCCCAGGATACTAGCACCACCGGTTCAATTGGTGTGATTAGTGTTATGTATAATTTCCAGGAATTATATGACAATTTGGGAATTGAAGTTGAGGTAATAAAAACAGGTGAATACAAAGATATGGGTTTTGAAACCATGACAGAAGAGGAACGTCAAATAATTCAAGACCTATCTGATGAAATGTATGAACACTTTGTAGCAGAAGTTTCGGATTACAGAGATATGGATAAAGAAGATGTTTATGAGGTGGCTACTGGCGAAATAATGACTGGAACAGCGGCTTATGAACAGGGACTTGTTGATGGTTTAGGCGGTATAGACAGGGCAGTAGACAAAGCTGGTGAACTGGCAGGCATTGAAGACCCTAATACCAGATGGTTAGAACCCGAAGGCTTGTTTGATCAGCTGTTTTTCCCCATGGTTCAGGAAAGTGACTTATTAGAATTAGATTCCCTTTCGGAAGAAACTGAGCAAATCGATAAGGCTAGAAACCTTCCGTCTGTGGAATTTCGCTATCAAAGTAATTTTTAA
- a CDS encoding glycerophosphodiester phosphodiesterase family protein — translation MKHLHITIKITAIIIVLILLLNTIQIIKGSYYPVPMPEDNFFGQVEQPVNVAHRGASGKAPENTIIAFEKATKKGADALELDVWLTKDDIPVAIHDETVDRTTDGEGKVRSFTLEELQEWDAGYGIKSNGKYPFKDQGVIIPTLDEVLSEFPNKPIVVELKKEGEKSAQAVAEVISDHNAQERVLVASMNTNTVKELRNHLPNTRLWLALERSYNFIFSLI, via the coding sequence ATGAAGCATTTACACATAACAATTAAAATAACAGCGATTATTATAGTTTTGATTTTACTTCTTAATACAATTCAAATTATTAAAGGTAGTTATTATCCAGTTCCCATGCCTGAAGATAATTTTTTTGGCCAGGTAGAACAACCTGTCAATGTCGCTCACAGGGGTGCCTCCGGAAAAGCTCCTGAAAATACAATAATTGCCTTTGAAAAAGCTACCAAAAAAGGGGCTGATGCTTTAGAACTTGATGTTTGGCTAACAAAGGACGATATACCAGTAGCAATTCATGATGAAACTGTAGACAGAACTACTGACGGTGAAGGAAAAGTTCGAAGCTTTACTTTAGAAGAATTACAAGAATGGGATGCAGGTTATGGAATAAAATCCAATGGTAAGTACCCTTTTAAAGATCAAGGAGTTATTATACCTACTTTGGATGAAGTATTGTCAGAATTTCCAAACAAACCCATAGTTGTGGAGCTAAAAAAAGAAGGTGAGAAATCGGCACAAGCAGTTGCCGAAGTTATCTCGGACCACAATGCCCAAGAGAGAGTACTAGTCGCTTCCATGAATACAAATACCGTTAAGGAACTAAGGAATCATTTGCCAAACACCCGTCTGTGGCTAGCATTGGAGAGGTCTTACAATTTTATCTTTTCGCTCATTTAG
- a CDS encoding undecaprenyl phosphate translocase family protein: MKVVKKFKPIALAISGAFIGIANLVPGISGGTVAIVFGIYDDLIGSFKGIASQDGQRKQHLAFLIPFLTGLLTALFLFARTIEKIMVAYPVPLKLFFIGLILGAVPFIYQKMELSKFRISYLLTAILFFSLPVLLLLYQPGDRPLITDPELIDYGINGNRHVSHIHSSLEQLTRYGTPGTWYW; this comes from the coding sequence ATGAAAGTGGTGAAAAAATTTAAGCCGATAGCACTAGCAATATCTGGAGCCTTCATTGGAATCGCTAATTTGGTACCAGGAATTAGTGGTGGTACAGTTGCCATAGTCTTTGGAATTTATGACGATTTAATTGGATCTTTTAAAGGAATTGCCAGTCAGGACGGTCAGCGAAAACAACACCTGGCTTTTTTGATACCCTTTTTAACTGGTCTCTTAACAGCTTTATTTCTGTTTGCGCGCACTATCGAAAAGATCATGGTAGCATATCCTGTCCCGCTGAAATTGTTTTTTATCGGCTTGATTCTGGGAGCTGTACCTTTTATTTATCAAAAAATGGAGCTATCTAAATTCCGAATTTCTTATTTATTGACAGCGATATTGTTTTTTAGTTTACCTGTGCTGTTACTCCTTTATCAACCAGGAGATCGTCCTCTGATAACTGATCCTGAATTGATTGACTATGGTATTAATGGTAATAGACATGTATCCCACATACATAGCAGCCTTGAGCAACTTACACGGTATGGTACTCCTGGTACTTGGTATTGGTAA
- a CDS encoding undecaprenyl phosphate translocase family protein → MYPTYIAALSNLHGMVLLVLGIGKLLGVLAVARLIHFLLKQFYCLTYFAIIGLLLGSVINIWPGISPGPSFLINCFILLGGFLMAYLFQVKPLKYLNRK, encoded by the coding sequence ATGTATCCCACATACATAGCAGCCTTGAGCAACTTACACGGTATGGTACTCCTGGTACTTGGTATTGGTAAATTACTTGGTGTACTAGCTGTAGCCCGTTTAATACACTTTTTATTAAAACAATTCTATTGCTTGACATATTTTGCTATTATAGGTTTATTATTAGGGTCAGTAATTAACATATGGCCGGGGATTTCACCAGGCCCGAGTTTTTTGATAAATTGTTTTATATTACTGGGAGGTTTTTTAATGGCTTATCTTTTTCAAGTTAAGCCATTAAAGTATTTAAATAGAAAATAA
- the fbp gene encoding fructose-1,6-bisphosphate aldolase/phosphatase: MKITLSIIKADIGSIGGHLQPSDKLLNTIEEHLNSYGNDQFIDFYLGYTGDDVFILLTHRKGINNRQIHQLAWDTFMVGTATAKKQRLYGAGQDLLSDSFSGNIKGLGPAVAEMEIEERENEPFLVFTADKTDPGAYNLPLYLSFCDPMHNPGLLLSPKIGDGFTFTVMDVSHTEQDRIIQLNTPEDIYNLAALLRDNERFVVESIHSRKSQEQAAAASTTRLHHIAGKYVGKDDPVLLVRVQSHFPAVGEILSPYSIGHYVAGFMRGSHHGPLMPVKKNTTVSYFDGPPMVNALAFCVSEGKLTEPVDCFDQPFWDHIRDKVSRKSLDLREQGFSGPAMLPYSELEYGGITHKMEELEKRFDFR; the protein is encoded by the coding sequence ATGAAAATCACATTAAGTATCATAAAGGCCGACATTGGTAGTATTGGTGGACACTTACAACCAAGTGATAAATTATTGAATACAATTGAAGAACACTTAAACAGTTACGGTAATGATCAGTTTATTGATTTCTATCTTGGCTATACTGGTGACGATGTTTTCATACTTCTTACTCATAGGAAAGGAATAAATAATCGACAAATTCATCAACTGGCCTGGGATACTTTTATGGTAGGAACTGCCACGGCTAAAAAACAAAGACTTTATGGTGCGGGACAAGATCTACTGTCCGATTCCTTTTCCGGAAACATTAAAGGTTTAGGCCCTGCTGTGGCTGAAATGGAAATTGAGGAACGTGAAAATGAACCCTTTTTAGTATTCACTGCCGATAAGACAGATCCTGGAGCTTATAATTTACCTTTGTATCTAAGTTTTTGCGATCCCATGCACAACCCCGGTTTACTGTTATCACCTAAAATAGGTGACGGTTTTACTTTTACAGTTATGGATGTGTCTCACACGGAACAAGATAGAATAATTCAACTAAATACTCCAGAAGATATTTATAATTTGGCTGCTCTATTGAGAGATAATGAAAGATTTGTAGTAGAATCAATTCATTCAAGAAAATCTCAAGAACAAGCTGCAGCAGCAAGTACTACTAGACTTCATCATATTGCAGGGAAGTACGTGGGAAAAGATGATCCAGTATTGCTTGTCAGAGTGCAGAGTCATTTCCCTGCAGTGGGAGAGATTCTGTCTCCTTACAGCATTGGACATTATGTCGCCGGTTTTATGAGGGGAAGCCATCACGGCCCTCTCATGCCTGTCAAGAAAAATACAACTGTATCTTATTTTGATGGGCCACCCATGGTCAATGCCCTGGCTTTTTGTGTCAGTGAAGGTAAACTTACAGAACCAGTAGATTGTTTTGATCAGCCTTTCTGGGATCATATCCGGGATAAAGTCTCTAGAAAATCCTTGGACTTACGGGAACAAGGTTTTTCAGGACCTGCCATGTTGCCATATTCTGAATTAGAATACGGTGGCATCACCCATAAGATGGAAGAGTTAGAAAAAAGATTTGATTTTCGTTAA
- the nhaC gene encoding Na+/H+ antiporter NhaC, whose amino-acid sequence MNEEANLKPTLGQALIPIIFVIIALSYGIIVWEVDPHIPLLIAGAVAAFVAIVMVGYKWDTIEDGIFKGIMLAMQAIVILMIVGTLIGSWIEGGVVPAMIYYGLQILSPQIFLVAAAIISTIVALFVGSSWSTAGTIGIALLGIGEGLGVPAAMTAGAVVSGAYVGDKMSPLSDTTNLAPGTTGDVNVFDHIRHMLYVTIPAYIISLIIFALLGLQFAGQSMEQGDIVLISETISEHFTINPIMLIPVLFVLVLIGLKVPPIPGLLGGSILGGIFALIFQGAAPADVIGSMHYGYVMDSGVEVVDDLLSEGGLDGMMWTISLIFVALSFGGILERANFLEVILENILKVAKTVGSLSLVTHLTSIFVNLVTADQYLAIVLSARMYRDAFKEMGSHPKNLSRIVESSGTITSPLIPWNTCGAFMYGALGVNPFAYLPYAFFNLIALLLSIIYGFTGFTMEKWEGNEEQTADAD is encoded by the coding sequence ATGAATGAAGAAGCTAATTTAAAGCCCACTCTCGGGCAAGCACTAATACCTATTATATTTGTAATTATAGCTCTAAGTTACGGTATTATTGTTTGGGAAGTTGACCCTCACATTCCACTATTAATTGCAGGAGCTGTGGCAGCTTTTGTAGCCATAGTTATGGTTGGATACAAATGGGATACAATTGAAGACGGAATATTCAAAGGAATTATGCTTGCTATGCAGGCAATTGTCATACTAATGATTGTTGGTACTTTAATTGGCAGTTGGATCGAAGGCGGAGTTGTACCTGCCATGATTTATTACGGGTTACAAATCTTATCACCACAGATTTTCTTAGTAGCAGCAGCAATCATTTCAACTATAGTTGCCTTATTTGTTGGAAGTTCCTGGTCAACAGCTGGAACAATTGGTATTGCCTTATTGGGAATTGGTGAAGGTTTAGGCGTGCCAGCAGCAATGACTGCCGGTGCAGTAGTTTCAGGTGCTTATGTTGGGGACAAAATGTCACCATTATCAGATACTACAAACCTGGCACCTGGTACAACAGGTGATGTTAACGTATTCGATCACATCCGTCACATGCTGTATGTTACAATTCCAGCATATATTATTTCCCTGATTATTTTTGCTTTACTAGGACTACAGTTCGCAGGACAATCTATGGAGCAGGGAGATATTGTTCTAATTAGTGAAACTATATCTGAACACTTTACAATTAATCCAATCATGTTAATCCCAGTTCTATTTGTATTAGTACTAATTGGACTTAAAGTTCCTCCAATCCCAGGCTTACTTGGAGGCAGTATCTTAGGCGGAATTTTTGCCTTGATATTCCAAGGAGCAGCTCCAGCTGATGTGATTGGATCAATGCATTACGGTTATGTAATGGATTCAGGAGTGGAAGTTGTGGACGACCTACTTTCCGAAGGTGGACTTGACGGAATGATGTGGACCATTTCATTAATTTTCGTTGCCCTTTCCTTTGGAGGAATCTTGGAACGAGCTAACTTCTTAGAAGTCATTCTAGAAAATATCTTAAAAGTTGCTAAAACTGTCGGATCACTGTCCTTAGTAACCCATCTAACTTCTATTTTTGTCAACCTGGTAACTGCCGATCAGTACCTAGCAATCGTCTTAAGTGCTAGAATGTATAGGGACGCATTTAAAGAAATGGGATCACATCCTAAAAACTTATCAAGGATTGTAGAATCTTCTGGAACAATTACATCACCATTAATTCCTTGGAATACATGTGGTGCTTTCATGTACGGTGCTCTAGGTGTTAATCCATTTGCTTATCTACCATACGCTTTCTTTAACTTAATTGCCCTGTTACTTTCAATTATATACGGCTTCACCGGATTTACCATGGAGAAATGGGAAGGTAACGAAGAACAAACCGCTGACGCCGATTAA
- a CDS encoding PaaI family thioesterase: MKTKISRELYDFIMEQNRITPYHRLLDMNITNLDNGFCEAEIKLEEKHMNPMNIAHGGVGFSILDVVSGTAATTTGVKTTTIEMNINYFRPTEIGDLLIAKGWIIKTGKSILVAEGKLYRDDDIVAVSRQSMKNLGGLTEKELSQKSLR; encoded by the coding sequence ATGAAAACTAAAATCTCCAGAGAATTATATGATTTTATTATGGAACAAAATCGAATTACCCCTTACCACCGATTGTTGGACATGAATATTACCAATCTGGACAACGGTTTTTGTGAAGCAGAAATCAAACTAGAAGAAAAGCATATGAATCCCATGAATATCGCTCATGGAGGAGTGGGTTTTTCGATTTTAGATGTTGTCTCAGGTACTGCAGCTACTACTACAGGGGTCAAAACTACAACTATTGAAATGAATATTAACTATTTTCGACCTACTGAAATTGGTGACCTTTTAATTGCCAAGGGCTGGATTATTAAGACGGGTAAGAGTATTTTGGTAGCGGAAGGAAAGCTATACCGTGATGATGACATAGTTGCAGTCTCAAGACAAAGTATGAAAAATCTGGGAGGACTGACAGAGAAAGAGTTGTCTCAAAAATCATTGAGATAA
- a CDS encoding radical SAM protein, whose amino-acid sequence MTKHNWQTKIFDREIGPIRPPNEFDSLLIRVIRNCPWNRCAFCPLYGQEKFSKRELQDILREIDEISRAITKIIDISKNLETESYRNFKYRGNPQLGSKISQETVRELYYKDRELSRIAFWLYWGGKKVFLQDADALVIPPEELQVILNHIKYKLPTVTEVTAYSKGRTLAKRSLDTLQKLRENGLSRIHMGLETGSDTVLNMVNKGVTKAEQKQGAKKAVQAGFTLTQYVLLGLGGREYSSEHAKETSQVINAASPSFVRMRTLSISPNTELHDLVQQGKLTPLNDDEIVQEKREIIKNIDTSSFLTCDHRLNLLENLKGQLPEDKEKLLLKIDAYLKLNKEERQNFQLGRRLGFYKQFKDMERDSLYDKVKSIQNKLKQDGISIESVVEQQKQKLLM is encoded by the coding sequence ATGACTAAACATAATTGGCAAACTAAAATTTTTGACCGGGAAATAGGCCCAATTAGGCCACCCAATGAATTCGATAGCTTATTAATTCGAGTCATCAGAAATTGTCCCTGGAACCGCTGCGCATTTTGTCCCCTTTACGGGCAAGAAAAATTTTCTAAAAGAGAATTGCAAGATATCTTACGAGAAATTGACGAAATTTCCCGGGCAATAACAAAAATAATAGATATATCAAAAAATTTGGAAACAGAGTCATATCGAAATTTCAAATATAGGGGAAATCCACAATTAGGTTCTAAAATCAGTCAAGAAACTGTAAGGGAACTTTATTATAAAGATCGAGAATTGAGCAGGATTGCCTTTTGGCTCTACTGGGGAGGAAAAAAAGTGTTTCTACAAGATGCTGATGCCCTAGTAATCCCTCCGGAAGAATTACAAGTTATTTTGAACCATATAAAATATAAACTTCCTACAGTTACAGAAGTAACTGCCTATTCCAAGGGCCGAACCCTGGCAAAAAGATCTCTGGATACTTTACAAAAATTAAGAGAAAATGGTCTCAGTAGAATTCACATGGGATTGGAAACTGGAAGTGACACTGTATTAAACATGGTCAATAAAGGAGTCACTAAAGCAGAACAAAAACAGGGGGCAAAAAAGGCGGTCCAAGCTGGTTTTACATTAACTCAATATGTACTACTTGGCCTGGGTGGGCGCGAATACAGTTCTGAACATGCCAAAGAAACTTCTCAAGTCATCAATGCTGCCAGTCCCAGTTTTGTTCGAATGAGAACTTTGAGTATTTCACCAAATACTGAATTACATGATTTAGTTCAACAAGGAAAACTAACTCCCTTAAATGATGACGAAATTGTCCAAGAAAAAAGGGAAATAATTAAAAATATAGATACAAGTTCTTTTTTAACTTGTGATCATAGATTAAATCTGTTGGAAAATCTCAAAGGGCAGCTACCTGAGGATAAGGAAAAACTATTATTAAAAATCGATGCTTATTTAAAACTTAACAAAGAAGAACGTCAAAATTTTCAACTAGGAAGAAGATTAGGTTTTTATAAACAATTCAAAGATATGGAACGAGATAGTCTCTATGATAAGGTGAAAAGTATTCAAAATAAATTAAAACAAGATGGAATATCCATTGAATCTGTGGTGGAACAACAAAAACAGAAATTATTGATGTAA
- a CDS encoding serine hydrolase domain-containing protein, with protein sequence MDFGAKLSQRELKSLESFLANVQRDHDSPGLAVAITKGDELIYASGFGYRDLGEKAYIDENTIMGIASITKTFTAAAILKLQEQGKLSLDDSVQTFLPQLQFGRKKDLRDTTILNMLTHTTGLPPLKALIYSIRENSEHEDELVQKLGDKTENNNEEEQVQLNSYQDLIDYVSREGIDLLGSPGEYTSYSNDCYALLGKIIEEVSGKSYQDYISENFLKPLNMNRSTFSLDEVLHSDNVTSLYYYDENTEEVKKAQGWQEAPPYQAGGWLRSTARDLVKFFQMLALGGRQGLKPDNRILTKSSIQKLLHPVTYSPWDLVSTYNLGSWIQSNYYGRTLIQHGGSLTGVSSHAGFIPEEELAVVVLSNLRGFPVYKAWHGIVNILLGLHVDTSKVSYYQRNWPSELLVSRSGVFKSGEGMELELFVQQNTLQCRMIREDKVYQIKPVTRYVGTINVKGDEKEIWFYHNRKDSKPWAIGFGGRMIKRVE encoded by the coding sequence GTGGATTTTGGTGCAAAATTATCTCAAAGAGAACTTAAGTCTTTGGAAAGTTTTTTAGCTAATGTTCAAAGGGATCATGATTCCCCGGGATTAGCAGTAGCTATCACTAAAGGCGATGAACTGATATACGCTTCTGGATTTGGGTACCGGGATTTAGGTGAAAAAGCTTACATTGATGAAAATACCATTATGGGGATTGCCTCTATTACAAAGACGTTTACTGCTGCGGCAATATTAAAGCTGCAAGAACAGGGCAAGCTATCTCTGGATGATTCAGTTCAAACGTTTCTTCCTCAATTACAATTCGGTAGGAAAAAAGATCTAAGAGATACAACCATTTTGAACATGTTAACTCATACTACCGGATTACCACCTTTAAAAGCATTGATTTACAGTATTAGAGAGAATTCTGAACACGAGGATGAGCTGGTCCAAAAACTTGGCGATAAAACAGAAAACAATAATGAAGAAGAACAGGTACAGCTTAACAGTTATCAAGATCTGATAGATTATGTGTCCAGAGAAGGGATCGATTTGTTAGGTAGCCCTGGAGAATACACCAGTTATTCTAACGATTGCTATGCTTTGTTGGGAAAAATTATTGAAGAAGTTTCCGGGAAAAGTTATCAAGATTATATATCGGAAAATTTTCTCAAGCCTTTAAATATGAATCGGAGCACTTTTTCTCTGGATGAAGTTTTACACAGTGACAATGTAACTTCTTTATATTATTACGATGAAAATACGGAAGAGGTCAAAAAAGCCCAGGGATGGCAGGAAGCACCTCCTTATCAAGCAGGAGGTTGGCTCAGGTCAACTGCCCGGGACTTAGTGAAGTTTTTTCAGATGTTAGCTCTCGGTGGAAGGCAGGGGCTAAAACCTGATAATAGGATTTTAACAAAAAGTTCAATACAAAAACTACTACATCCTGTGACATATTCACCTTGGGATCTGGTCAGTACATATAACCTGGGTTCTTGGATTCAGTCAAATTACTATGGCAGAACCCTGATTCAACATGGCGGTAGCTTGACGGGAGTCTCTTCTCATGCCGGCTTTATTCCGGAAGAAGAATTAGCTGTGGTAGTACTGAGTAATCTCCGCGGTTTTCCTGTTTATAAAGCTTGGCATGGGATCGTTAATATATTACTTGGATTGCACGTGGACACTTCAAAGGTGAGCTACTACCAGCGGAACTGGCCTAGTGAGCTACTTGTATCCCGGTCAGGTGTCTTTAAATCAGGTGAAGGTATGGAACTGGAGTTATTTGTTCAACAAAATACTCTTCAATGCAGAATGATTAGAGAAGATAAAGTATATCAGATTAAACCTGTAACTCGATATGTAGGTACTATAAATGTTAAAGGCGATGAAAAAGAAATCTGGTTTTATCATAACAGAAAAGACAGTAAACCTTGGGCTATTGGATTTGGCGGCAGAATGATTAAGAGGGTGGAATAA
- a CDS encoding secondary thiamine-phosphate synthase enzyme YjbQ, whose translation MKSQTEYLWFETNHRREFINITPQVEKVVQQSGVKEGICLVNAMHLTASVFINDDESGLHQDYEKWLEELAPHEPVSQYAHNTVEDNADAHMKRQVMGREVVVAITDGKLDFGPWEQIFYGEFDGRRKKRVLVKVIGE comes from the coding sequence ATGAAATCTCAAACAGAATACTTGTGGTTTGAAACTAACCACAGAAGGGAGTTTATTAATATTACTCCCCAGGTTGAAAAGGTAGTTCAACAAAGCGGGGTTAAGGAAGGAATTTGCTTGGTAAATGCTATGCATTTGACTGCCAGTGTATTTATTAATGATGACGAGTCAGGCTTGCATCAGGATTATGAAAAGTGGTTGGAGGAACTGGCCCCTCATGAACCCGTTTCCCAGTACGCTCATAACACGGTGGAAGATAATGCTGATGCTCATATGAAACGTCAGGTCATGGGGCGTGAAGTGGTTGTGGCAATTACAGATGGTAAGTTGGATTTCGGTCCATGGGAACAAATCTTTTACGGTGAATTTGATGGTCGTCGTAAGAAGCGGGTTTTAGTTAAAGTCATTGGTGAATAA